The sequence GAATGCTTTTTATTCTTTTCAAGGTCAATCTTCTCTTCCAGAGAAAGGACTTCGCCATCCACACGAACACGAAGAAACCCGGATTTCAGGGCATCCTCAAATATTTTCCTGTGTTCACCCTTCTTCCCTTTTACCAGAGGAGATAAGATAACCAACTTGCTGCCTTCGGGTTTGGACCGCACGGCGTCGATGATCTGGTCAACCGACTGCTCCTTTATAAGGATGCCGCAGTCCGGGCAGTAGGGAATACCCACTCGGGCGAATAGTAATCTGAGGTAATCATATATTTCTGTAATAGTTCCCACAGTGGATCGTGGATTTTTATGAGTTGTTTTTTGCTCTATTGATATGGCTGGTGATAATCCTTCAATATAATCTACATCAGGTTTATCCATACGGCCCAGAAACTGCCTGGCATAAGCGGACAGTGATTCGACATAGCGTCTCTGTCCCTCTGCAAATATTGTGTCAAAAGCCAGGGAAGATTTACCGCTCCCGCTCAAACCTGAAATGACAATAAATTTATCCCGGGGCAACACCAGATTTATATTCTTCAGATTATGTTCTCTGGCGCCTTTGATGATTAGATTCTTCATGCCGGTACTATACTCCTGTTCAGTACTTTAAAAAAGGGGTTTCCTCTTCAGGATTTTTGATTTTCTGGGCAGCTAATTTTTTCCAGGAACTGCTGAAACTGCTCATGTTCAGGAGGGACCAGAACTCCAGGGCTCTTTCAGGATTCCCTTCCTGGTATAAAGCTTCACCAAGAAAATAGAGGGCACTGTATAAGGTTTCCATTTTAAGAAATGAATCTTTACCCAGATGATTCTCCATTTTTAAAAGTGTATACACCGAGGGAGTCATCATAAAAGAAGGATAAGCTTTATTTATAATCATTTCAGCAGAGAGTCGGTCTTCTGTCAGATGAAGAGGTTTGAAGGTTTTCAAGTCTCTTGCAAACACAAAATCAGACTGGCTGAGACTGCAGTATTCCTCATAAAGAGAGATTAAAAATTCCTCATCACTTTCCCAGGCTTCTTCCATATTGACGGGGAAGGAAAAATCGGGATAACGGCTGATAAGGGATTCTATCCCGCTACTGAAGATTGTGAGCAGAGGATAAAGATTCTTGATCAGGGAACTCTTCCAGAGGCCTTTCCCGTTGTAATAGCGGCCCAGGCGGGAGGTAGCTTCGAGAGAATATGTCAATTTTAAGCGGTACAGAAGGAGGAGCTTATCCAGACCGTCTGATTTAAGAAGCTGAATATAGGAGTGCTCTCTGCGGATAATTTCAGTATTTCTCTTCATCTCCTGGTCAAAAACAGAGAGGAGCAACTGTTCATATTGATCAAATTCTTTTTTATTCAGGTAGATATTCGCAATACTATAATAGATATTCCACTTATCATCGGGAATATAAAGGAACCGGGCATCTTCCAGGGCTTCTTTATATCGTTTTTCTGCCAGAAGATAATCCCCCTCGGCTTCATATATACGGCCGATCCAGTAGGTTGCTTCGGGAGTCAAAATCCCGTCTCTAGCGGAAAGACTGATCAAATCCAAGGCTTCACTCAGATGTCCCTGCTCATAAAGGGCCAACCCTTTTTCATAGAGAACCCAGCCGGGGAGATTCTGAGTATCGGTAGTCTGTGCTCCCAGAGAGCCGCATGTCAGGAGGAGTATTCCCGCCGCAATTGTTCCAATTCTTCCAGAAATGCTTCTTTTGCCGAACAAATATCTTCCCTCCGTACGATTTTACCCTGCTTAAATATCAGGACCTGCTTTCCATTTCCTGTAATCCCCAGATCAGCATGGGATGCTTCTCCGGGGCCATTGACTGAACAACCCATGACGGCAACTGAAGCCTCCAGAGGGAGTGTATTCAGTTCTTCCTTAACAGATTCAAGGAATGCATGGGTATCAAAGGACGTTCTACCGCATTTGGGGCAGGATATAATCCTGATTCGTCCCTTTTTTAAACCCAGATTCGTTAATAACTCGGCAGCCGCCAGTATTTCATATTCAGGTTTATCTGAAATTGAGATTCTAACAGTTTCACCGATACCCTCCCTTAAGAGATCTGACAGCCCGAGTGTAGATTTCACAATGGCCGGGATAAGCGGTCCTGCCTCGGTAATCCCCAAATGAAGAGGATAATCGTATTGCTGCCTGAATTCCTTATTTGAAAGGTATGTCACTTCTATATCGGAAGATTTAAGGGAAACGACAATATCCTTAAATCCTTTCCGTTCAAAGATTTCCAGATTGTCCTCAGCGGCCTGGACCAGACGCCGACTCCTGGCTTCGGGAGACCACTCACCCTTCGTCTTCAAAGACCCTTCATTGGCCCCTATCCTGATGACGGCCCCCCTGTCTGCCGCGGCCGCAATGATTTCTTCCACCTTCCAGGATTCTCCGATATTGCCTGGATTGATCCTGATCTTGTGAAATCCTGCATTTATGGCTTCCAGGGCAATTTTATAATCAAAATGGATGTCTCCCACCAGGGGCATGGTCGTTTTATGTAAAAGAGGAGACAGTTGTCTTACTGATTGAATATTAGGGAGGGCAAATCGGATCAAATCACAGCCCTTACGACTCAGATTATTCATTGATTGAATAAGGAGGTCATCCACGACAGTGACAGGTTTATCCCACATGGTCTGAATACTGACAGGGGACGCACCGCCCATGGGAACTGAACCGACCTGAACGATTCTGGATGTAGACATTTGTTCCTCCTGAAAAGACTCTTAAATAATGTCCATTATAGGGGAAGATGCAAAAAGACAGAAGTATTATTTAAGCAAAACCCGTTGTACTGCCCCCCAGATGGAGAGCAGTAAAAAAAGACTCCCCATATGGGGAGTCTTTTACAATAATACCAGATAGGATTAAAGAGCACCCATCAGGAATACCATGGCAAAGAGGGCTACTGTTTCAATAACTCCGAGAACCATCAGATAGTTTACAAAACCTTTACCAGTCTCACCCATGGCATCGGCCGCACTAGCGGCGGCTTTTCCCTGTGCATAAGCAGATGCACCCATAGCCAATCCACCAAACAGTCCCATACCAAGAAGCTTCATTCCTTCAGCATCTGAGGCCAGCATCTGATTCATCAGGATGAAACCATAAATAGTCTGAGTCAGAGGAGCACCTACAAAAGCAACCAGGAGGAAGGGAGCGGGCTTGTTAGCTGCAAAACATTTCTTCCAGGCTCCGATAGCAGCCTGCCCTGCAACTCCAGCTCCAAAAGCAGATCCAAATCCAGCTAGTCCCAATGCAGCAGCAAATCCCATCATTCCAATATCCATACCTATCTCCTTCTAAAACAATTCATTTTTATTATCCACAAACTTATCTAAACCAGCGCCATAACATGGCCCTGGTGTTTTCCCTGCTAAGGCCTAAGGGCCTTAGAAAAGGGTTCATATTTAATACCAGACCATTCCATATCCAGATGGCCTGAAAATTCCAACATATTGAGCCTCACACCATGAACGATCAAGGAGAGGGCTCCCATGGCAATATTAAGTCCATGACCCAGCAGGAGAAT comes from Oceanispirochaeta sp. and encodes:
- a CDS encoding tetratricopeptide repeat protein, whose product is MFGKRSISGRIGTIAAGILLLTCGSLGAQTTDTQNLPGWVLYEKGLALYEQGHLSEALDLISLSARDGILTPEATYWIGRIYEAEGDYLLAEKRYKEALEDARFLYIPDDKWNIYYSIANIYLNKKEFDQYEQLLLSVFDQEMKRNTEIIRREHSYIQLLKSDGLDKLLLLYRLKLTYSLEATSRLGRYYNGKGLWKSSLIKNLYPLLTIFSSGIESLISRYPDFSFPVNMEEAWESDEEFLISLYEEYCSLSQSDFVFARDLKTFKPLHLTEDRLSAEMIINKAYPSFMMTPSVYTLLKMENHLGKDSFLKMETLYSALYFLGEALYQEGNPERALEFWSLLNMSSFSSSWKKLAAQKIKNPEEETPFLKY
- the ispG gene encoding flavodoxin-dependent (E)-4-hydroxy-3-methylbut-2-enyl-diphosphate synthase, producing the protein MSTSRIVQVGSVPMGGASPVSIQTMWDKPVTVVDDLLIQSMNNLSRKGCDLIRFALPNIQSVRQLSPLLHKTTMPLVGDIHFDYKIALEAINAGFHKIRINPGNIGESWKVEEIIAAAADRGAVIRIGANEGSLKTKGEWSPEARSRRLVQAAEDNLEIFERKGFKDIVVSLKSSDIEVTYLSNKEFRQQYDYPLHLGITEAGPLIPAIVKSTLGLSDLLREGIGETVRISISDKPEYEILAAAELLTNLGLKKGRIRIISCPKCGRTSFDTHAFLESVKEELNTLPLEASVAVMGCSVNGPGEASHADLGITGNGKQVLIFKQGKIVRREDICSAKEAFLEELEQLRREYSS
- a CDS encoding V-type ATP synthase subunit K (produces ATP from ADP in the presence of a proton gradient across the membrane; the K subunit is a nonenzymatic component which binds the dimeric form by interacting with the G and E subunits); this encodes MDIGMMGFAAALGLAGFGSAFGAGVAGQAAIGAWKKCFAANKPAPFLLVAFVGAPLTQTIYGFILMNQMLASDAEGMKLLGMGLFGGLAMGASAYAQGKAAASAADAMGETGKGFVNYLMVLGVIETVALFAMVFLMGAL